The Lactuca sativa cultivar Salinas chromosome 2, Lsat_Salinas_v11, whole genome shotgun sequence genome includes a window with the following:
- the LOC111886295 gene encoding malonyl-coenzyme A:anthocyanin 3-O-glucoside-6''-O-malonyltransferase has translation MLTVLENSQVSAPPATVGDRILPLTFFDTIWLSRYPVHQVFFYDSIHSKQYFLETIVPNLKNSLSITLQHFFPFAGNIILFPNTVEKKPEIRHVEGDSVAFTIAECTLDFNDLIGNHTRKCDMFYPLVPILGHAKQGSDYLIIPTFSAQVTLFPNSGFSIGITNHHSLADASTRHHFVKAWSSIAKHGTDEFFLASGSLPFYERVIQYPSSLDEVSLNIPGTRAINMEYQPPQLVSPTDKVRVTFVLTQARINGLKNWLSTQLPKQEYVSSFSVACAYMWHCIAKSYVHIGERKGEDDVERILFGVNWRSRLNPPVPETYFGNCIGASFTAKIKTTVLAGDNGFLTAVELIRKTLSETLKKKNGVIEDSEKLIKLLFTPVRGFNVSGSPKIKFYDVDFGWGKPTKHETISIDYFSMISVNASKESDADIEIGVSLPAKQMDALLSIFSEELDATFH, from the coding sequence ATGCTGACTGTTCTTGAGAATAGCCAAGTATCTGCGCCTCCTGCCACCGTTGGGGACAGGATTCTCCCGCTTACTTTCTTCGACACGATTTGGCTTTCCCGCTACCCTGTCCACCAGGTTTTCTTTTATGACTCCATTCACTCTAAACAATATTTCTTGGAAACAATTGTCCCCAACCTCAAAAATTCATTATCAATCACTCTTCAACACTTCTTCCCATTTGCTGGAAACATAATTCTATTTCCTAATACTGTTGAAAAAAAGCCCGAAATACGTCATGTAGAGGGCGACTCTGTTGCATTTACCATTGCCGAGTGTACTCTTGATTTCAATGATCTTATAGGAAATCATACTCGTAAGTGTGACATGTTTTATCCACTTGTACCTATATTGGGACATGCAAAACAAGGATCCGACTACCTTATCATCCCAACTTTTTCAGCGCAAGTGACACTTTTTCCTAACTCCGGCTTCTCTATTGGGATCACCAACCACCACTCCCTTGCTGATGCAAGCACAAGGCATCATTTCGTCAAGGCATGGAGCTCGATTGCTAAACATGGTACAGATGAGTTTTTCTTAGCTAGTGGATCTTTACCTTTTTATGAAAGAGTGATTCAATACCCGAGCTCCTTAGATGAAGTCTCCTTAAATATACCCGGGACTCGAGCTATTAATATGGAATACCAGCCTCCTCAGCTTGTTAGCCCTACAGATAAAGTCCGGGTCACCTTTGTCTTGACCCAAGCACGCATCAATGGGCTAAAGAACTGGTTATCCACTCAACTGCCAAAACAGGAATACGTATCATCTTTTTCGGTGGCATGTGCTTATATGTGGCATTGCATAGCCAAATCTTATGTTCATATTGGAGAAAGGAAGGGAGAGGATGACGTAGAAAGGATTCTTTTTGGTGTGAATTGGAGGTCTCGCCTAAATCCACCGGTTCCTGAAACTTATTTTGGTAACTGTATAGGCGCATCTTTCACAGCAAAAATAAAAACCACAGTCTTAGCAGGCGACAATGGATTTCTTACTGCTGTTGAATTAATTAGAAAGACTTTAAGTGAAACACTAAAGAAGAAGAATGGAGTGATTGAAGATTCGGAGAAGTTGATTAAGTTGCTATTTACGCCAGTGCGAGGGTTTAATGTGTCAGGATCACCGAAGATAAAGTTCTATGATGTGGATTTTGGATGGGGTAAGCCAACAAAACATGAGACCATATCAATCGATTACTTTAGTATGATTTCTGTTAATGCTTCAAAAGAGTCGGATGCTGATATTGAAATTGGTGTGTCCCTTCCTGCAAAACAAATGGATGCGCTTCTTTCCATCTTTAGCGAGGAATTGGATGCCACATTTCACTGA